A stretch of Brassica rapa cultivar Chiifu-401-42 chromosome A08, CAAS_Brap_v3.01, whole genome shotgun sequence DNA encodes these proteins:
- the LOC103833769 gene encoding protein RALF-like 32 yields the protein MEYYTFSQEFAENERAPGKHHVKKTWVKERYESDEEDGSREEEVNQMIIKEEEDEETKGMVMSSSTMLTSKVKYLNYGALKHDTPPAASSGGGRVMPPPSNRYHRGHPKYYRCRG from the coding sequence ATGGAATACTACACATTTTCTCAAGAGTTTGCCGAAAACGAACGTGCACCGGGAAAGCATCACGTTAAGAAGACGTGGGTTAAAGAACGTTATGAGAGTGATGAAGAAGATGGTTCGAGAGAGGAAGAGGTGAACCAAATGAtcataaaagaagaagaagatgaagaaactaAAGGTATGGTGATGTCATCTAGTACGATGCTAACAAGTAAGGTGAAGTATCTCAACTATGGAGCTCTCAAACATGATACGCCACCGGCAGCGTCTAGTGGTGGAGGAAGAGTCATGCCTCCTCCGTCGAACAGATACCACCGTGGCCATCCCAAGTACTACAGATGCAGGGGTTGA